Proteins encoded in a region of the Apilactobacillus apisilvae genome:
- a CDS encoding GNAT family N-acetyltransferase, with amino-acid sequence MKNIKADLGDITINTLNPKDFNNYWEMLANSELAKKTGFEPVLDEKKAKMLFQSENQDNITVAIRITKSMKLIGIINLFPEIGENFEPVYNNLELGYFINVNYQQHGYMTKALSKTLSLIDGNTLIEATIEKENLPSMKVLQKLNFEEIDHYDGYRTFSLKI; translated from the coding sequence TTGAAAAATATAAAAGCGGATTTAGGCGACATTACGATTAATACTTTAAATCCCAAAGATTTTAATAATTATTGGGAAATGTTAGCAAATAGTGAACTTGCTAAAAAGACTGGCTTTGAACCAGTACTAGATGAAAAAAAGGCCAAAATGCTTTTTCAATCTGAAAACCAAGATAATATTACAGTTGCGATTAGAATTACTAAGTCTATGAAATTAATTGGAATTATTAACTTATTTCCAGAAATTGGTGAAAATTTTGAACCAGTATATAATAACCTAGAATTAGGGTACTTTATTAACGTTAATTATCAACAACATGGGTATATGACCAAAGCATTATCGAAAACATTGAGTTTAATCGATGGTAATACATTGATTGAAGCGACAATTGAAAAAGAAAATTTACCTTCAATGAAGGTTTTACAAAAATTAAACTTTGAAGAAATTGATCATTATGATGGATATAGAACTTTTTCATTAAAAATATAA
- a CDS encoding amino acid permease, which produces MSDNSQDKGVKRRLKTRHVSMIALGGSIGTGLFVASGSVISQAGPGGALVAYFLMGLMVYFLMTSLGEMATNTPVSGSFSVYAAKYVDPALGFAMGWNYWFNWAITVAVDISTAALVMKFWLPNIPSWIFSAITLALILLINALSVKAFGETEFWMSLIKVITIFVFLGVGVLTIFGIMGGHTVGLSNFHYKQAPFVGGIPMILAVFVVAGFSFQGTELVGITAGEADNPSKAVPRAIKDVFWRIILFYILAIFVIGAIIPYTSPDLLGSSASDVAISPFTIVFKRAGLAAAASIMNAVILTSVISSANSGMYASTRMLYSMSHEGYAPKIMGKTNKRGIPYMALGATTIVSLLTFISSIAGPQIYVWLVAASGLTGFIAWVGIALSHFRFRRAFIKQGHSLNELKYHATWFPTGPVITLFICILVICGQDISSFVNFNWEQIGITYISVPLVLILYFAYKWKNHTKIIPLDKVDVSPTDLRDKE; this is translated from the coding sequence ATGAGTGATAACTCACAGGATAAAGGGGTAAAGAGACGTCTAAAGACTAGACACGTCTCAATGATTGCCCTTGGTGGTTCAATTGGAACCGGATTGTTCGTTGCATCAGGATCAGTTATTAGTCAGGCTGGACCTGGTGGGGCATTAGTCGCATATTTCTTAATGGGATTAATGGTTTACTTTTTAATGACTAGTTTAGGAGAAATGGCCACTAATACACCTGTTTCTGGTTCATTCTCCGTTTATGCAGCTAAGTACGTTGATCCGGCTTTAGGATTTGCGATGGGATGGAACTATTGGTTTAATTGGGCCATTACAGTCGCCGTTGATATTAGTACGGCTGCATTGGTAATGAAATTCTGGTTGCCCAATATACCAAGTTGGATCTTTAGTGCGATTACTTTAGCATTGATTTTATTAATTAATGCATTATCGGTTAAAGCCTTTGGTGAAACTGAATTTTGGATGTCATTGATTAAAGTTATTACCATTTTTGTATTCCTAGGTGTTGGGGTTCTAACTATCTTTGGAATCATGGGTGGTCATACTGTTGGCTTATCTAATTTTCACTACAAGCAAGCACCATTTGTTGGTGGAATTCCAATGATTTTAGCAGTCTTTGTGGTTGCTGGATTTTCATTCCAAGGAACTGAGTTAGTTGGAATTACGGCTGGTGAAGCTGATAATCCTAGTAAGGCTGTTCCTCGTGCAATTAAAGATGTATTTTGGCGCATTATTTTATTTTATATTTTAGCTATTTTTGTGATTGGTGCAATTATTCCATATACTAGTCCTGACTTATTAGGATCTAGTGCTAGTGACGTTGCAATTAGTCCATTTACCATTGTTTTCAAACGTGCTGGTTTAGCAGCTGCAGCATCTATTATGAATGCAGTAATTTTAACTTCGGTTATTTCATCTGCTAATTCTGGTATGTATGCATCAACTAGAATGTTGTATTCAATGTCACATGAAGGCTATGCACCTAAAATTATGGGGAAAACCAATAAAAGAGGAATTCCTTACATGGCTTTAGGAGCTACTACGATTGTTTCATTATTAACTTTTATTAGTAGTATTGCAGGTCCACAAATTTACGTTTGGTTAGTAGCAGCATCAGGCTTAACTGGATTTATTGCTTGGGTTGGAATTGCACTTTCTCACTTTAGGTTCAGACGTGCATTTATCAAGCAAGGCCATAGTTTAAATGAGTTGAAATACCATGCCACTTGGTTCCCAACTGGTCCAGTAATTACATTATTTATTTGTATTTTGGTAATTTGTGGTCAAGATATTTCTTCTTTCGTCAACTTTAATTGGGAACAAATTGGAATTACTTATATTTCAGTTCCATTAGTTTTGATTTTATATTTTGCTTACAAATGGAAAAATCATACAAAAATTATTCCTTTAGATAAGGTTGATGTTTCACCAACTGATTTAAGAGATAAAGAATAG
- the serS gene encoding serine--tRNA ligase has protein sequence MLDMKMIRQNPDFIKDKLATRGIKAETIDKLIGYDEKRRDLILKSETLKADKNKASKKIAEAKRNKEDATDAINEMKQVGSDIKQLDADLEKVEKDQQDLAAHLPNIPADDVPVSLTEEGAVELRKIGKTRDFNFEPKHHWDIGEKLGILDFDASAKVAGSRFVYYMGAGAKLERAVYNFYLDQNDKAGYKEVLPPYMVNSASMYGTGQFPKFLENKAGFEIADSDLTMIPTAEVPLVNYYRDEVIPTEKLPVKFTALTPAFRSEAGSAGRDTRGLIRLHQFNKVEMVQFTKPEDSWDALESITEHAESLLKLLKIPYHVITLTTSDMSFTAAMTHDLEVWMPAQGRYREISSCSNTTDFQARRSHIQYRDENGKLQYVHTLNGSGLAVGRTVAAILENYQNEDGTVDIPEVLQPYMHGMKKITKED, from the coding sequence ATGTTAGATATGAAAATGATTAGACAAAATCCTGATTTTATTAAGGATAAGTTAGCTACTAGAGGTATTAAAGCTGAAACAATTGATAAATTAATTGGTTATGACGAAAAACGCCGTGATTTAATTCTTAAGAGCGAAACTTTAAAAGCTGATAAAAATAAGGCATCTAAAAAAATTGCTGAAGCAAAACGTAACAAAGAAGATGCAACTGATGCAATTAATGAAATGAAACAAGTTGGTTCTGATATCAAACAATTAGATGCTGATTTGGAAAAAGTAGAAAAAGACCAACAAGATTTGGCAGCTCATTTACCAAATATTCCTGCAGATGACGTTCCAGTTAGTTTAACTGAAGAGGGTGCTGTTGAATTACGTAAAATTGGGAAAACTCGTGATTTCAACTTCGAACCCAAACATCATTGGGACATTGGTGAAAAATTAGGAATTTTAGATTTTGATGCTAGTGCTAAAGTTGCTGGTAGTCGTTTTGTTTACTATATGGGTGCTGGTGCTAAGCTAGAACGTGCTGTTTATAATTTCTACTTAGATCAAAATGATAAAGCAGGTTATAAAGAAGTATTGCCACCATACATGGTAAATTCAGCCTCAATGTATGGAACTGGTCAATTTCCTAAGTTCTTAGAAAATAAAGCTGGATTCGAAATTGCTGACAGTGATTTGACAATGATTCCAACAGCAGAAGTGCCATTGGTTAATTACTATCGCGATGAAGTTATTCCAACCGAAAAATTACCAGTTAAGTTTACTGCTTTAACACCTGCATTCAGATCAGAAGCTGGTAGTGCTGGTCGTGATACTCGTGGATTAATTCGTTTACACCAATTTAATAAGGTTGAAATGGTACAATTCACTAAGCCAGAAGATTCATGGGATGCGTTAGAAAGTATCACTGAACATGCTGAATCATTACTTAAATTATTAAAGATTCCATACCATGTAATTACTTTAACTACTAGTGATATGAGTTTTACTGCTGCAATGACTCATGATTTGGAAGTATGGATGCCTGCACAAGGTCGCTATCGTGAAATTTCAAGTTGCTCAAATACAACTGACTTCCAAGCTAGAAGATCTCATATCCAATACCGTGATGAAAATGGTAAATTACAATATGTTCATACATTAAATGGATCAGGACTTGCTGTTGGTAGAACAGTTGCTGCTATTTTGGAGAATTATCAAAATGAAGACGGAACTGTTGATATTCCAGAAGTATTACAACCATATATGCATGGTATGAAGAAGATTACAAAAGAAGACTAA
- the rpoB gene encoding DNA-directed RNA polymerase subunit beta yields the protein MKNLAGHLVKYGKHRIRRSYSQIKEVLDLPNLIEIQTDSYKWFLDEGLREMFNGIMPIDDFQGKLSLEFVDYQLLEPKYTVSEARDHEANYSAPLHITLKLTNHETGEIKTQDVFFGDFPLMTDQGTFIINGAERVIVSQLVRSPGVFFHEEKAKNGRLSYGTTVIPNRGAWMEFETDAKNLSYVRIDRTRKLPITELVRALGFGSDDEITQILGSNDSLSLTLEKDVHKDTEDSRVEESLKDIYERLRPGEPKTADSSRSLLTTRFFDHKRYDMAPVGRYKTNNKLSLKTRLLGLTLAETLADPDTGEIIANKGTVIDKNVMKTLSSYLDREDFKAYTFNPSEQSVVPEPMTVQIIKVQSETDPDHVVNVIGNDNIPLDYQHITPADIVSSINYFFNLQEGIGEPDDIDHLGNRRIRSVGELLQNQFRIGLARMERVVRERMSIQDTSTVTPQQLINIRPVVASIKEFFGSSQLSQFMDQTNPLGELTHKRRLSALGPGGLTRDRAGYEVRDVHYTHYGRICPIETPEGPNIGLINSLSSYAKINKYGFIETPYRRVSWDTHKVTDKIDYLSADEEDNFVVAQANSPLDEDGSFSNDIVMARYKSNNIETKIENVDYMDVSPKQVVSVATACIPFLENDDSNRALMGANMQRQAVPLVNPHAPLVGTGIEYKAAHDSGVALICKHPGNVEYVDAEEVRVRREDGTLDTYKLMKFQRSNGGKNYNQRPIVRANDHVDADEILADGPSMENGELALGQNPVVAFMTWQGYNFEDAIGISERLVRDDVYTSIHIEEYESETRDTKLGPEEMTREIPNVGEDSLKDLNEEGTIRVGAEVHDGDILVGKVTPKGVTELSAEERLLHAIFGEKSREVRDTSLRVPHGGGGIVQDVKVFTRKNGDELSPGVNKMVRVYIAQKRKIQVGDKMSGRHGNKGTVSIVIPEEDMPYLPDGTPVDILLSPMGVPSRMNIGQVLELHLGMAARKLGIHVSTPVFDGARDTDIWGAVKEAGMASDGKSIVYDGRTGEPFDKRVAVGVMHYLKLAHMVDDKIHARAIGPYSLVTQQPLGGKAQFGGQRFGEMEVWALEAYGAAYTLQEILTYKSDDVVGRVKTYEAIVKGEPIPKPGVPESFRVLVKELQALGLDMKVLDSDDKEIELRDLDGEDDEVVNVDALSKLAEKQKAEQQEQENAKADKTNTNTKE from the coding sequence GTGAAGAACTTGGCAGGACATTTAGTTAAATATGGTAAACACCGTATTCGAAGAAGTTACTCTCAAATCAAGGAAGTTCTTGATTTACCTAATTTAATTGAAATTCAAACTGATTCATACAAATGGTTTTTAGATGAAGGTTTGCGTGAAATGTTTAATGGCATTATGCCAATTGACGATTTTCAAGGAAAACTTTCATTAGAATTTGTTGATTACCAACTATTAGAACCTAAGTATACTGTTTCTGAAGCACGAGATCATGAGGCAAACTACTCTGCTCCGCTTCATATTACTTTAAAATTGACCAATCATGAAACTGGTGAAATTAAAACTCAAGATGTATTCTTTGGTGATTTCCCACTTATGACTGATCAAGGAACATTTATCATTAATGGTGCTGAACGTGTTATCGTTTCACAATTAGTACGTTCACCAGGAGTCTTTTTCCATGAAGAAAAAGCCAAAAATGGTCGTCTCTCATACGGGACTACTGTAATTCCTAACCGTGGTGCATGGATGGAATTTGAAACAGATGCTAAGAATCTTTCATATGTACGTATTGATAGAACTAGAAAGTTACCTATCACTGAACTAGTACGTGCTTTAGGATTCGGTTCTGATGATGAAATTACTCAAATTTTAGGTAGTAATGACAGTCTATCACTTACATTGGAAAAAGATGTTCATAAAGATACTGAAGATTCTCGTGTTGAAGAATCATTAAAAGATATCTATGAACGTTTACGTCCAGGTGAACCTAAGACTGCAGACTCTTCTCGTAGTTTACTAACAACTAGATTCTTTGATCACAAGCGTTATGATATGGCTCCAGTAGGACGTTACAAAACTAATAACAAGCTAAGTTTAAAGACTCGTTTATTAGGTTTAACTCTTGCTGAAACTTTAGCAGATCCTGATACTGGTGAAATTATTGCTAACAAGGGAACAGTCATAGATAAAAATGTTATGAAGACTCTAAGTTCATACTTGGATCGTGAAGACTTTAAAGCTTATACATTCAATCCTTCAGAGCAATCAGTTGTTCCTGAACCAATGACTGTACAAATCATTAAGGTTCAATCAGAAACTGATCCAGACCATGTTGTTAATGTAATTGGTAATGACAATATTCCATTAGACTATCAACACATTACTCCTGCCGATATTGTTTCTTCAATTAACTACTTCTTCAATCTACAAGAAGGAATTGGTGAACCAGATGATATCGATCACTTGGGTAATCGTCGTATTCGTTCAGTTGGTGAATTATTACAAAATCAATTTAGAATTGGTTTAGCACGAATGGAACGTGTTGTACGTGAACGTATGTCTATTCAAGATACTAGTACCGTTACGCCACAACAATTAATTAACATTCGTCCAGTTGTAGCATCTATCAAAGAATTTTTTGGTTCTTCACAACTATCTCAATTCATGGATCAAACCAACCCATTAGGTGAATTAACTCATAAACGTCGTCTATCTGCATTGGGACCTGGTGGTTTAACTAGAGACCGTGCTGGATATGAAGTTCGTGATGTTCACTACACTCACTATGGCCGTATTTGTCCAATTGAAACACCTGAAGGTCCTAATATTGGTTTGATTAACTCACTTTCAAGCTATGCTAAGATCAATAAATATGGATTTATTGAAACTCCATATCGTCGTGTTTCATGGGATACTCATAAGGTTACTGATAAGATTGATTACTTATCAGCAGATGAAGAAGATAACTTTGTGGTTGCACAAGCTAACTCTCCATTAGATGAAGACGGTTCATTTTCAAATGATATCGTTATGGCTAGATATAAGTCCAACAATATTGAAACTAAAATTGAAAACGTCGATTACATGGATGTTTCACCTAAGCAAGTAGTTTCAGTTGCGACTGCATGTATTCCTTTCTTGGAAAATGATGATTCTAACCGTGCTTTAATGGGTGCTAATATGCAACGCCAAGCAGTTCCTTTGGTTAATCCACATGCTCCATTAGTTGGAACTGGAATTGAATACAAAGCTGCTCATGATTCTGGAGTTGCCTTAATTTGTAAACATCCAGGTAATGTTGAATATGTTGATGCTGAAGAAGTTCGTGTTCGTCGTGAAGATGGGACATTAGACACTTACAAATTGATGAAATTCCAACGTTCCAATGGTGGTAAAAACTACAACCAACGTCCAATTGTTCGTGCAAATGATCATGTTGATGCTGATGAAATTCTAGCTGATGGTCCTTCAATGGAAAATGGAGAATTAGCACTAGGACAAAATCCAGTTGTTGCATTTATGACTTGGCAAGGTTATAACTTCGAAGATGCCATCGGTATCTCAGAAAGATTAGTTCGTGATGATGTATATACTTCAATTCATATTGAAGAATACGAATCAGAAACTAGAGATACTAAACTTGGGCCTGAAGAAATGACTAGAGAAATTCCTAACGTTGGTGAAGATTCATTAAAGGATCTTAACGAAGAAGGAACTATTCGTGTTGGTGCTGAAGTTCATGATGGTGATATTTTAGTTGGTAAAGTAACTCCTAAGGGTGTAACTGAGTTATCAGCCGAAGAAAGATTACTACATGCCATTTTTGGTGAAAAATCACGTGAAGTTCGTGATACTTCATTACGAGTACCTCACGGTGGTGGCGGTATTGTTCAAGATGTAAAAGTATTTACTAGAAAAAATGGTGATGAACTATCTCCAGGTGTAAATAAGATGGTTCGTGTATACATTGCTCAAAAACGTAAAATTCAAGTAGGGGACAAGATGTCTGGTCGTCATGGTAACAAAGGTACCGTATCTATTGTTATCCCTGAAGAAGATATGCCTTACTTACCAGATGGAACTCCCGTAGATATTTTATTGAGTCCTATGGGTGTGCCTTCCCGTATGAATATTGGACAAGTTCTTGAATTGCATTTAGGTATGGCAGCAAGAAAATTAGGTATTCATGTAAGTACTCCTGTTTTCGATGGTGCTCGTGACACTGATATTTGGGGGGCTGTTAAAGAAGCTGGAATGGCTTCAGATGGTAAATCAATCGTTTATGATGGACGTACTGGTGAACCATTTGATAAACGTGTTGCTGTTGGTGTAATGCACTACTTGAAACTTGCTCACATGGTTGATGACAAGATTCATGCCCGTGCTATTGGACCATATTCACTAGTTACTCAACAACCACTTGGTGGTAAAGCACAATTTGGTGGACAACGTTTTGGTGAAATGGAAGTTTGGGCTCTTGAAGCTTACGGTGCTGCTTATACATTGCAAGAAATCTTAACTTATAAATCTGATGATGTTGTTGGACGTGTTAAGACTTATGAAGCAATTGTTAAAGGTGAACCAATTCCTAAGCCAGGTGTTCCTGAATCATTCCGTGTTCTAGTTAAAGAATTACAAGCATTAGGATTAGATATGAAAGTTCTTGATTCAGATGACAAAGAAATCGAACTTCGTGACTTAGATGGCGAAGATGATGAAGTTGTTAATGTTGATGCTTTAAGTAAGCTTGCTGAAAAACAAAAGGCTGAACAACAAGAACAAG
- a CDS encoding CtsR family transcriptional regulator — protein sequence MQGKNLSDIIEAYLKKILADDEKVEISRSDIANLFDVVPSQINYVIKTRFTIQNGYTVESKRGGGGYIRIEKVKLLENLDILDTLITAIGDSISQREGKAVIGTLLANELITDNEAELLISATNKHTLSIGNKVFENKIRAKIMISILNDLRYKS from the coding sequence ATGCAAGGTAAAAATCTTTCTGATATTATTGAAGCGTATTTAAAGAAGATATTGGCCGACGATGAAAAAGTAGAAATTAGCCGGTCTGACATTGCCAACCTTTTCGATGTTGTTCCATCTCAAATTAACTATGTTATAAAAACTAGATTTACCATTCAAAATGGTTATACTGTTGAAAGTAAACGTGGCGGTGGTGGATATATAAGAATTGAAAAGGTTAAGTTGCTTGAAAATTTAGATATTTTAGATACACTGATTACTGCAATCGGTGATAGTATATCTCAGCGTGAAGGTAAGGCCGTAATTGGCACTTTACTTGCGAATGAACTGATTACTGATAATGAAGCAGAATTATTGATTTCTGCTACTAATAAGCATACTTTATCCATTGGCAATAAAGTTTTTGAAAATAAAATTAGAGCTAAAATTATGATCTCAATATTGAATGATTTGAGATATAAAAGCTAG
- a CDS encoding deoxynucleoside kinase has protein sequence MLVLAGTIGAGKTSLTKLLSQHLNSTGYYESVDDNEILPLFYKDPKKYAFLLQIYFLNTRFDNIEKAQDEKLSVMDRSIYEDSLMFRLNADMKRATQTESDIYDSLLSNMMEEIPDSTFQKNPDLLIHISISFDTMLKRIKKRGRSFEQVAKDPSLYNYYKDLNERYEDWYKNYDQSPKLQINGDKYDFMENENDLKAVIKQVDDKLVELNLK, from the coding sequence ATGCTAGTACTAGCAGGAACTATTGGAGCTGGAAAGACTTCGTTAACAAAGCTTTTATCGCAACATTTAAATTCAACTGGTTACTATGAATCAGTCGATGATAATGAAATTTTACCTTTGTTTTATAAGGATCCTAAAAAATATGCTTTCTTATTACAAATTTATTTTTTGAATACACGTTTTGATAATATTGAAAAAGCTCAAGATGAAAAATTAAGTGTTATGGATCGCTCTATTTATGAAGATTCACTAATGTTTAGGCTAAATGCTGATATGAAGCGTGCCACTCAAACTGAATCTGATATTTATGATTCATTATTGTCTAACATGATGGAAGAAATACCTGACTCAACATTTCAAAAAAATCCTGATTTATTAATTCACATTAGTATCTCTTTTGATACGATGTTAAAACGAATAAAAAAACGTGGTCGTAGTTTTGAACAAGTTGCAAAAGATCCTAGTTTGTATAATTACTACAAAGACTTAAATGAGCGTTATGAAGATTGGTATAAAAACTATGACCAATCACCCAAGTTGCAAATCAACGGTGATAAGTATGATTTCATGGAAAATGAAAATGACTTGAAAGCAGTTATTAAGCAAGTTGATGATAAGTTAGTAGAATTAAACTTAAAATAG
- a CDS encoding ATP-dependent Clp protease ATP-binding subunit: MDNIFTPSAKNVLILAQEQAKTFGHQAVGTEHLLLALTIEKNGIAYSALQQCGISEDDIKGEIELMIGYGNFKDPDKNTYLPYSPKSQSILTMSGQLAKKYGSIKIGTEHLLLALLDTPDVLSSKVLGSMNSGDSSISNIKTVLLRKMGVSGNNNNTKHIPFPGSRESRKKVGTPTLDSLATDLTKQANEGLIDPTIGRDGVIKRVIQVLSRRTKNNPVLLGEAGVGKTAVVEGLARKMVKKEVPEDISNKRLMMLEMGTLVAGTKYRGEFEKRLMKIIQEIKDDGHVILFIDELHTLMGAGGAEGAIDASNILKPALARGEIQTIGATTLNEYQKHIEKDGALARRFETVDVPEPTKSETKQILKGIRAKYEDHHQVNITDDAIDKAVELSTRYISDRFLPDKAIDLIDESAAMVRIDNLDDSDKLSEKEAKLNEYKNQMEALIEEQKFEDAVAVREKEQALRLEIESDVSKLEAKQQQTKQNRDYKLKDTGEDVAKIVSEWTGVPVTKMKKSDANRLVNLENILHKKIIGQDEAVSAVSRAIRRARSGLKNPNRPIGSFIFLGPTGVGKTELAKDLAEEMFGSKDDIIRIDMSEYMEKTSTSRMVGSAPGYVGYDEGGQLTEKVRRHPYSVVLFDEVEKAHPDVFNLLLQVLDDGYLTDAKGRHVDFRNTVLIMTSNLGATSLRDKTTVGFGAESEDQEENQYKAMSATIKAQMKKFFRPEFLNRIDETIIFHELNKKQVQEIVKLMTADLLDRVRAQGINVKMTPSSVDLIADKGFNPEFGARPIRRTIQAEVEDKLSEGMLSGEIKPGDNISIGASKGKISITKKNADNKNAVKI; encoded by the coding sequence ATGGATAACATTTTTACTCCAAGTGCAAAGAACGTTTTAATTTTAGCACAAGAACAGGCGAAAACTTTTGGACACCAAGCTGTTGGTACTGAACATTTGTTACTAGCTTTAACAATTGAAAAAAATGGTATTGCTTATTCAGCACTACAACAATGTGGTATTTCTGAAGATGATATTAAAGGTGAAATTGAACTTATGATTGGCTATGGTAATTTTAAGGATCCAGATAAGAATACTTACTTACCATATTCTCCAAAGTCACAAAGTATTTTGACAATGTCTGGACAATTAGCTAAAAAGTACGGTTCTATTAAAATTGGAACTGAACACTTATTATTAGCATTGCTTGATACTCCTGATGTTTTATCAAGTAAGGTATTGGGGAGTATGAACTCTGGTGATAGTTCAATTTCTAATATAAAAACGGTATTATTACGCAAGATGGGTGTTTCTGGTAATAATAACAATACTAAACACATTCCATTTCCAGGTTCTAGAGAATCTCGAAAGAAAGTTGGGACACCCACACTTGATTCTTTAGCTACTGATTTGACTAAACAAGCTAATGAGGGCTTGATTGATCCTACAATTGGCCGCGATGGCGTTATTAAACGAGTTATTCAAGTCCTTAGTCGTCGTACTAAAAATAATCCAGTATTATTAGGTGAAGCTGGAGTTGGTAAAACAGCTGTAGTTGAAGGGCTAGCTCGTAAAATGGTTAAGAAAGAAGTTCCAGAAGATATCTCTAATAAGCGTTTAATGATGCTTGAAATGGGAACTTTAGTTGCTGGAACTAAGTATCGTGGTGAGTTTGAAAAACGTTTAATGAAAATCATTCAAGAAATTAAAGATGATGGGCATGTTATTCTATTTATTGACGAATTGCATACTTTAATGGGCGCCGGTGGTGCTGAAGGTGCGATTGATGCTTCTAATATTTTGAAGCCAGCGTTAGCTCGTGGTGAAATTCAAACTATTGGTGCAACTACCTTAAACGAATATCAAAAGCATATTGAAAAAGATGGCGCTTTAGCAAGACGTTTTGAAACAGTTGATGTTCCTGAACCAACTAAGTCAGAAACTAAACAAATTTTGAAAGGGATTCGTGCTAAGTACGAAGACCATCATCAAGTAAATATCACTGATGATGCAATTGATAAAGCTGTTGAATTATCAACTAGATATATTAGTGATAGATTTTTACCAGATAAGGCTATTGATTTAATTGATGAATCTGCTGCAATGGTAAGAATTGATAATTTAGATGATTCTGATAAGCTATCTGAAAAAGAAGCTAAATTAAATGAATATAAAAACCAAATGGAAGCATTAATTGAAGAGCAAAAATTTGAAGATGCAGTTGCTGTTCGTGAAAAAGAGCAGGCACTTCGTTTAGAAATTGAATCTGACGTTTCTAAATTAGAGGCTAAACAACAACAAACTAAGCAAAATCGTGATTACAAGTTAAAAGATACTGGTGAAGATGTTGCTAAGATTGTTTCAGAATGGACTGGGGTTCCAGTTACCAAGATGAAAAAATCGGATGCTAACCGTTTAGTTAACTTAGAAAATATTTTGCATAAAAAAATCATTGGTCAAGATGAAGCTGTATCTGCTGTTTCTCGTGCAATTAGAAGAGCACGTAGTGGACTAAAAAATCCAAATCGTCCAATTGGATCATTTATCTTCTTAGGACCTACTGGTGTCGGTAAAACTGAATTGGCAAAAGATTTAGCTGAAGAAATGTTTGGCTCTAAGGATGATATTATTAGAATTGATATGTCTGAATATATGGAAAAAACTTCAACTAGTCGAATGGTTGGTTCTGCTCCTGGTTATGTTGGTTACGATGAAGGTGGTCAATTAACTGAAAAGGTTAGAAGACATCCTTACTCAGTAGTTTTATTTGATGAAGTTGAAAAAGCTCATCCAGATGTATTTAATCTATTGTTACAAGTTTTAGATGATGGTTATTTAACTGATGCTAAGGGTCGTCATGTTGACTTTAGAAATACAGTTCTTATTATGACTTCTAACTTGGGTGCAACATCTCTTCGTGATAAAACCACTGTTGGTTTTGGTGCCGAGTCTGAAGACCAAGAAGAAAATCAATATAAGGCTATGTCTGCAACTATTAAAGCTCAAATGAAGAAGTTCTTTAGACCAGAATTCTTAAATCGGATTGATGAAACAATTATTTTCCATGAACTTAATAAGAAACAAGTTCAAGAAATTGTTAAGCTAATGACTGCTGACTTACTTGATCGTGTTAGAGCACAAGGAATTAACGTTAAAATGACACCTAGTTCTGTTGATTTAATTGCTGATAAAGGATTTAATCCGGAATTTGGTGCTCGTCCAATTAGAAGAACAATTCAAGCTGAAGTTGAAGATAAACTTTCAGAAGGAATGCTATCTGGAGAAATTAAACCAGGTGATAATATTAGCATTGGTGCTTCTAAAGGTAAGATTAGTATTACTAAAAAAAACGCTGATAATAAAAATGCGGTAAAAATATAA